GGACATTCCATGAGGGCAATCATTGTGCTTCCTATCAGTAGATGAGCTGGAGAAGTAGACTATGGACATTTTACACTGTGGTCCCATTTGACCGGATCTCCATTTAATAACATGGCTTTCACTCTACTTGATCCCCAGTTACCTAAGCAGAAGAACTGACCAAATATAGTTCCTTTCAACTGAGTACAAATGACACAAGACATACTGATTGATCCTAAAATACTTTATAGAGTCAACATGGCAATGGTGGTGGAGTAAGAGATGCAGGATGAGAGGTTGATACCATGGTGATAATGACCAAGCAAGATAGACTCCATCTACTCAAGACACTTTACGGAAGGTTTGTTTGCTGACCACATCCTTGGCCGTCAGCTCCTCAGGGAAGGAAAGAAACGTCAAGGGGAATGAGATGGATATGGGATGGGGGTTATACGAGACACCAGGTTGGGTCAGGTACTGATTATATTATAGGACTATCTACAAAGCCAGAAGGGGATCCTAACACTGCAAAAACGATAAACACAGGGAAACCAGCCTTTACTCCATTTTGGAGCTCAGAGATCTGCAGCAAAGTGCAAAAGTCATGGCGGAGTGAGTCCATTTCTTCAACTTCGCAAAAGTAAATAACTGCCATAATTTCCAGGGACTTATTGTAGAggggtaagggcagagacagacgagaagattcggggagattagtcacccagcaacaaatcgcctcttctacgggcggcttatctccctgaactgcctccccgccggctagaatctaaattgacagcgggatggcactctgagctcttcgttttccgaagttggctGGAAGTTTCCTCATGTGgcaatcccgccggcgatttagattctagccaccggggaggcagttcggggagatcagttgcccgaagaagaggcgatttgttgccgggcgactaatctcgccgaatcttctggtctgtctctgccctaagtgtatCATATAAGACTTGATCTAAAATAGGGCATAGTGTGCCAGTCCTAAATATGGGCATGGTTATTGCAAGAACAATAAATTCATAACAGGCAGTAGACTGGCTACAGGAGCTGGTCAGTTGGGCATTTCCATTTCCAAGGAGAACAATTTCGTGACACAGAGACTTATAGGAGTCATCTCTGGAAACCAGGCACAGTTGGTGACTATGAGAGTGAATAAGGGGAGATCAGTAGGACGTTGGGAATTTGGTGATTTGGGAAGAAGCTGTGGAGGTGTTTAGGGGGGTCCTCCTCTCACCACGTGCAGCAGATCCCTGTCCAGCCATTGCTTCCAGCCACGCTTTGGCACGTCACCTCTCTGTACACAAACCAGTTTGCCGTTCTCCCATGTGACAGTTGTCTGcgaaaaaggagaaataaaggagGATAAAATAGTTTGGATTATACGGTACTGAGGAGATAATATTGTGTCACCTCATTAAGTCCATTTCTTGCCTTATGCAGGCAGGTGTAACGTGCACATTGGCTAATTTATGCAATTCGGGGTCCCCCCAGGGAATGCTCTGTCTCGTCTATTCCCAGTGTCTTTTCATTCAATAGAGATTACTTGAGGCCAGGGTGGATGAGTATTTTGGGGTCCCTATGCCCTGTAATGTTTGGAGGGAATGAAAACCAACCCAAATGAAATTTGCTTAAAGTGCCTACAGCTGCTGTATACAGCAGCCACCCCCATGCAAAAATGGGGGAGACAATCAGGGCTGTAACTAGGGGGTCTCACTGGGTCTCACAAACCCCTTCTGCTTGCATTCTCCTAGTTTGGCTTTGTGTAACTGTACCTGTGGGGAGCCTTGAGGGACCTGGTAACTGTCCCCCCATCTGCTCATCACCACATAGACCCCACCTCTACTTGTTCCTTCCCCTTGGGAGGGGGGACATTCAACTGCGGgcggcttgccttgggcaccaACTGGGAGTAGCCCAACACTGGATCCAATATGTTGGAAACCCACCTGTGAGGCACATCATAAACCTTCCCAATGGAGaggggcttaaaggggaagtaaagtgtaaaatagaatacggctagaaatgctgtattttgtatactaaacataaacatgaacttactgcaccacaagcctaatcaaacaaatgatttatgctttcaaagttggccacagtatgtcaccatcttgtaactttgttatacatctttacaagactaagactgtgcacatgctcagtgaggtctgggctgcttagggatcgtcataaatgatcagaacagcacaagtcaaataatatctgccagaagcgaATACaataagactgattaataatcagaatatacagactgcactgggtcctgtgttgtcatgtgatataatgtggattttatagtttttctattgtttaatagaaactttctccaactctgcagaaccagtggctgcagcaaaattatcctccaaataaaatcccagtttatctgtttaaatctggctccatgatctttgtccctgcagctggagttggaaacagtaaagggaatgtaaaggcaaaaataaaatccaatacaaatctctacacagtcgccgactgctctacagggaaacaaacaaagctgcttgagttctgcatggctgggaagtaaggcgggggttccccctgctgttcataagtatgattgtttccctgcagagcagttagggactgtctgacaattcctatccacagcagtaaatgaagggagaatttcactgcatacagtcaggtttcttataaaaaccgtacatattttttaacaacagtcttgctgtatcggctgttttgataatttatgatgattcctaagcagcccagaccacactgagcatgtgcacagtcttggtcttgcaaagatgtataacaaagttacaagatggtgacccccctgtggccaacgtTGAAAACAtcaatcatttgtttgattaggcttgtggtgtagtaagttcatgtttatgtttagtatacaaaatacagcatttctagccttattctaatttagaatttacttcccatttaaattaaattttcatgatagttcccctttaagtgatttgGGTGGGTATAAGTTCCCTTTAAAGTACGAGTCTGAGACTTGGGCTGTCAGGGAATGCTGGGTATCTCTAGTTTAGATTGAGTGCCCGGCCCATGATAGTGACCCGGCTGTGCCAGTAAAGGGTTTAGAGAAGCTCGGCTCTTTGTATCGGCAGCAACATCTGTTCTAGGCCATGTTGTTTTCTGCACCAGCCGAGCAAACTTTCTTCGACTCGCTTTGATTATTAATCCCAGAGTGGCTTTTCAGATTAACTCGATTAAAGGGTCGTGCACTTCACAATATAAACAGCTTTTTACATCATTCTCAGTGACTGGAGACACGACATGATCAGCAGACATTTTACCTTCACTTCTCCTGTGTGACCCCTGCTAATCACCAGCACCGCTCCCAGGCACATGTATGTGGAGAAAAATGCtacaaggtctagtaacccatagcaaccaatgtgaGGTTTGTTTTCAGTCTGGAGACCagtgctgcttggttgctatgggatgaGATTTATTCTACTTGGGCCTGaactccatatatatatttataagcatcTGCAGATCTGTCTGTAGGGGTGGTACTAAGATGGACAACTACACTACAAATATGTGGAGCTTAGAGACTGAcacacaacatacagtatatactgtatatgatataatATCAAGATCACAATACAAGTTCtttgattagattcacattacatggcagcgcagaatccagtgcagtctgcatcacaatttaataaatactctgattagattcacattacatggcagcacaatattcagtgcagtctgcatcagaattaaataaatactctgattagattcacattacatggcagcacagtattcagtacagtctgcatcagaatttaataaatactctgattagattcacattacatggcagcacagtattcagtgcagtctgcatcagaatataataattgCTCTGATTAGATTtacattacatggcagacagaattcagtgcagtctgcattagaatttaatatttaatttgattaGATTCACAATTCATGGCAGCgtagaattcagtgcagtctgcatcaaaatgtaataattactCTGATtggattcacattacatggcagcacagaattcagtgcagtcagcatcagaatttaataattactctgattagattcacattacatggcagcacagaaatcagtgcagtcagcatcagaatttattaattacgctgattagattcacattacatggcagcacagaattcagtgcagtctgcatcagaatttacatggcagcacagaattcagtgcagtctgcatcagaatttaataattactctgattagattcacattacatggcagcacagtattcagtgcagtcagcatcagaatttaataattactctgattagattcacattacatggcagcacagtattcagtgcagtcagcatcagaatttaataattacactgattagattcacatacatggcagcacagtatcagtgcagtcagcatcagaatttaataattactctgattagattcacattacatggcagcacagaattcaatgcagtctgcatcagaatttacatggcagcacagaattcagtgcagtctgcatcagaatttaataatttctctgattagattcacattacatggcagcacagtattcagtgcagtcagcatcagaatttaataattacgctgattagattcacattacatggcagcacagaattcagtgcagtctgcatcaaaatttacatggcagcacagaattcagtgcagtctgcatcagaatttaataattactctgattagattcacattacatggcagcacagaattcagtgcagtctgcatcagaatttacatGACagacagaattcagtgcagtctgcattagaatttaatatttactttgattagattcacattacatggcagcgtagaattcagtgcagtcagcatcagcatttaataattacACTGATTAGATTCacactacatgacagcacagtattcagtgcagtctgcatcaaaatgtataattactctgatttgattcacattacatggcagcacagaaatcagtgcagtccgcatcagtatttaataattactctgattagattcacattacatggcagcacagtatacagtgcagtctgcatcaaaatgtataattactctgattagattcacattacatggcagcgtaGAATTCAGTGCAGTCCGCATCAGTATTTAATAATTACACTGATTAGATTCacactacatgacagcacagtattcagtgcagtctgcatcaaaatgtataattactctgatttgattcacattacatggcagcacagaaatcagtgcagtctgcatcagaatttattaataacgctgattagattcacattacatggcagcacagaattcagtgcagtctgcatcagaatatacatggcagcacagaattcagtgcagtctgcattagaatttaataattactctgattagattcacattacatggcagcacagtacacagtgcagtctgcatcaaaatgtataattactctgattagattcacattacatggcagcgcagaatccagtgcagtcagcatcagaatttaataattactctgattagatttacattacatggcagacagaattcagtgcagtctgcattagaatttaatatttaatttgattaGATTCACAATTCATGGCAGCgtagaattcagtgcagtctgcatcaaaatgtaataattactCTGATtggattcacattacatggcagcacagaattcagtgcagtcagcatcagaatttaataattactctgattagattcacattacatggcagcacagaaatcagtgcagtcagcatcagaatttattaattacgctgattagattcacattacatggcagcacagaattcagtgcagtctgcatcagaatttacatggcagcacagaattcagtgcagtctgcatcagaatttaataattactctgattagattcacattacatggcagcacagtattcagtgcagtcagcatcagaatttaataattacactgattagattcacattacatggcagcacagtattcagtgcagtcagcatcagaatttaataattactctgat
This sequence is a window from Xenopus laevis strain J_2021 chromosome 7S, Xenopus_laevis_v10.1, whole genome shotgun sequence. Protein-coding genes within it:
- the LOC121396354 gene encoding retinol-binding protein 5-like, with product MTEELKGRYVFVSQDNMGEYFKALILTAAWNENQGFCSAGTEKRNGSSWNSYRVGDPPSQSCFRRWVSNILDPVLGYSQLVPKASRPQLNVPPPKGKEQVETTVTWENGKLVCVQRGDVPKRGWKQWLDRDLLHVELTAKDVVSKQTFRKVS